Proteins encoded in a region of the Paenibacillus sp. W2I17 genome:
- a CDS encoding LysR family transcriptional regulator — translation MNLHGLRLFHAIVRYGGVTRAAEELNISQPAVSSQVKKFERELGIQLFVSEGRRLVLTDAGIQLTGYAERLFMLEQDVENFVQDFREGKKGLIRLTATYLPSNFLLPGWIARFKQMHEDVEIVVSTTNTRMAFDQLLRYEAEIAVYGGSGITHAGVQWDELFDDEMWFVVHPDHPYAGKEIELHEMMAEPFIMREEGSATRERLVSLCTTNNLAAPRIALQFNGLNETISAVKAGYGANFISSLVVNEDVQQGRLARVFVRGVQLRNTVAVCTRAGEVLSPAAQHLVKLIRQEAALMK, via the coding sequence ATGAATCTGCATGGATTACGATTATTTCATGCCATCGTGAGATATGGCGGGGTCACTCGTGCCGCAGAGGAACTAAATATTAGTCAGCCTGCGGTATCTTCTCAGGTAAAGAAATTTGAACGTGAATTGGGAATCCAGCTTTTTGTTTCGGAGGGAAGAAGACTGGTGCTTACGGATGCCGGGATACAGTTAACAGGTTATGCGGAGCGTCTGTTCATGCTGGAGCAGGATGTCGAGAATTTTGTGCAGGATTTTCGGGAGGGCAAGAAAGGACTGATCCGTCTTACGGCAACCTACTTGCCTTCGAACTTTCTGTTGCCGGGCTGGATTGCGCGGTTTAAGCAAATGCACGAGGATGTGGAGATTGTTGTGAGCACAACCAACACCCGGATGGCATTTGACCAATTACTTCGTTATGAGGCAGAGATTGCAGTGTATGGTGGAAGTGGCATTACACATGCAGGTGTCCAATGGGATGAATTATTTGACGATGAGATGTGGTTTGTTGTGCACCCTGACCATCCGTATGCGGGAAAAGAAATCGAGCTGCATGAGATGATGGCAGAACCGTTCATCATGCGCGAAGAAGGCAGTGCCACGCGTGAGAGACTCGTTTCCCTTTGCACAACAAATAACCTGGCCGCTCCCCGCATTGCGCTTCAGTTCAACGGGCTGAACGAAACGATCAGTGCGGTGAAGGCAGGTTATGGGGCCAACTTTATATCTTCTTTGGTTGTGAACGAAGATGTGCAGCAAGGCAGGCTGGCACGTGTATTTGTTCGAGGTGTACAGCTGAGAAATACGGTTGCCGTATGTACACGAGCCGGGGAGGTATTATCGCCTGCTGCACAGCATCTGGTCAAGCTTATCCGCCAAGAAGCTGCTTTGATGAAATAA
- the treP gene encoding PTS system trehalose-specific EIIBC component, with amino-acid sequence MAIDKKQVEEIVRAVGGKENIEAATHCVTRLRFALYDESKVDTESLDQNDLVKGQFSSQGQFQVVIGPGLVDKVYDEMIQITGGDRSSKDDVKAVAGKKQNPIQRAIKTLSDIFIPILPAIITAGLLLGINNILTGPGIFFDGKSLVDVYPAWKDLASIINTIASTAFTFLPALIGWAAVKRFGGSPLLGIVLGLILVHPDLLSAYGYADAVNNGTVPTWNLFGWEIEKIGYQGQVLPVLVSAYLLAKMEIFLNKRVHDSIKLLVVAPVTLLITGFLAFTIIGPVTFAIANAITSGLIYVYDSYAALGGLIYGGLYALLVITGMHHTFLAVDVQLIGSQGGTFLWPMLALSNIAQGSAALAMMLVLREKKMRGLAATSSVSAFLGVTEPAIFGVNIRYRYPFIFGMVGSAIGGVLLTMNNVQATSIGVGGVPGFLSIFPNKWGVFFIGMAIVLIVPFVLTVLFGRAKLRKEDRSASNETVNEPKAATSQSASGVTSSTAKTDPNQRTRSAAQVGDEAVNTLEIMAPLTGQAVSLEQVPDPAFAEKQMGEGVAIEPSGNLVVAPFDAQVAHVIKSKHAVILEHASGLQVLIHVGINTVSLKGEGFNMHVEAGEHVKAGQKLLEFDRKVIEDAGYPLITPIIIPDGQDMVERVEVTTGDVTSNQNGVLKVHLKG; translated from the coding sequence ATGGCAATCGATAAAAAACAGGTTGAGGAGATCGTCCGGGCAGTCGGTGGCAAAGAGAATATTGAAGCTGCTACACACTGTGTTACACGACTCCGGTTTGCCTTGTACGATGAGAGTAAAGTGGATACTGAAAGTCTGGATCAGAATGATCTGGTTAAAGGACAATTCTCTTCCCAAGGACAATTCCAGGTCGTTATTGGGCCTGGTCTGGTAGATAAAGTCTATGATGAGATGATTCAGATTACCGGGGGAGATCGTTCTTCCAAGGATGATGTGAAGGCGGTTGCTGGTAAAAAGCAAAATCCAATCCAGCGAGCGATTAAAACACTCTCGGATATTTTCATTCCGATCTTGCCTGCAATCATTACGGCAGGTCTTTTGCTCGGGATTAACAATATTCTGACAGGCCCAGGCATTTTCTTTGATGGAAAATCACTGGTGGATGTTTATCCAGCCTGGAAGGATCTTGCGTCCATTATTAATACGATCGCAAGTACAGCCTTCACGTTCCTGCCGGCTCTAATTGGTTGGGCAGCTGTAAAAAGGTTCGGCGGCAGTCCGCTGCTCGGGATCGTGCTTGGTCTCATTCTGGTACATCCCGATCTGCTGAGTGCATATGGTTACGCTGATGCTGTGAATAATGGCACGGTGCCAACATGGAATCTGTTTGGTTGGGAGATTGAGAAGATCGGTTATCAAGGGCAGGTTCTACCGGTACTGGTATCGGCGTATCTGCTTGCGAAGATGGAGATTTTCCTGAACAAAAGGGTACATGATTCAATTAAACTGCTGGTCGTTGCACCGGTCACGTTGCTGATTACCGGATTCCTGGCCTTCACGATCATTGGACCAGTTACATTTGCCATTGCGAATGCAATTACTTCCGGCTTGATCTATGTTTACGATTCATACGCGGCGCTGGGTGGTCTGATCTACGGTGGTCTATACGCTTTGCTTGTTATCACCGGTATGCATCACACGTTCCTCGCGGTCGATGTTCAGCTCATTGGTAGTCAGGGCGGTACGTTCCTGTGGCCGATGCTGGCATTGTCCAACATCGCACAAGGTTCGGCGGCACTTGCGATGATGCTTGTCCTACGTGAGAAGAAAATGAGAGGACTTGCGGCAACGTCCTCGGTGTCGGCCTTCCTCGGGGTAACCGAGCCGGCGATCTTTGGTGTTAACATCCGTTACCGTTATCCGTTTATCTTTGGTATGGTCGGTTCCGCAATTGGTGGTGTGCTGCTGACGATGAATAATGTTCAGGCAACCTCCATCGGTGTAGGTGGCGTACCGGGATTCCTGTCGATTTTCCCTAACAAATGGGGTGTCTTCTTCATCGGCATGGCGATTGTCCTGATTGTACCCTTTGTACTGACCGTCCTTTTTGGCAGAGCCAAACTGAGAAAAGAAGATCGGAGTGCAAGCAATGAAACTGTTAATGAGCCTAAAGCGGCTACATCGCAGTCTGCTTCGGGTGTTACCTCTTCAACTGCAAAAACAGATCCAAACCAGCGCACACGTAGTGCAGCTCAAGTAGGGGACGAAGCAGTGAATACACTGGAAATCATGGCGCCATTAACAGGCCAGGCCGTATCACTGGAGCAAGTACCTGATCCGGCTTTTGCCGAGAAACAGATGGGTGAAGGTGTAGCGATTGAACCTTCCGGCAACCTGGTTGTTGCCCCGTTTGATGCTCAGGTAGCTCATGTGATCAAAAGTAAACATGCGGTGATTCTTGAACACGCGAGTGGATTACAAGTTCTGATTCATGTCGGGATTAATACAGTATCCCTCAAAGGTGAAGGCTTCAACATGCATGTGGAAGCTGGCGAGCATGTAAAGGCTGGACAAAAGCTGTTGGAGTTTGATCGTAAGGTAATTGAAGATGCGGGATACCCGCTGATTACACCGATTATCATTCCAGATGGTCAGGATATGGTTGAACGGGTGGAAGTCACGACAGGTGATGTTACATCTAATCAAAATGGTGTGTTGAAGGTTCATCTGAAAGGTTAA
- a CDS encoding MFS transporter → MRVLQHINDEIRGWSRNIQLFFLASILYQIGNGMFSVLYNLYIQGLGYNDTMNGQIVSIQSLATAIMFVPIGLCGDLFSRKRLLITGALFSGIFLIGRSFDYSATGLIWFAVFSGLFAGVFQVLAIPYLAENVKKSQRLKMFSYYSSLVLASQVLGSLGGGVFADLLHTAGLAKVTGLQTVLFVGGAATLAAFIPLLFVTEGKAAPQTTIPAQPVLQPNADLKENSTNTPSTVDSITKKKDSRLIGQFIVTQLLIGLGSGLVVPYLNLYFTNRFSVSLSGMSLLIALGQIMTIVSMLIGPTLAAKVGSVRAVVIFQVMSLPFLLLTGFTNLLFIASLSFLFRQALMNAANPIHSAILVDRISDKRRGIANSLMQTSFMIGWATMGPVQSYLVTTYGTYWGYAITFSITGCLYVISSLMYFVMFREPKPSATALAGS, encoded by the coding sequence TTGAGAGTTTTACAACATATTAATGATGAAATTCGCGGCTGGTCCCGCAATATTCAACTGTTTTTCCTGGCTAGCATTCTGTATCAGATCGGAAATGGCATGTTCTCTGTCTTGTACAATCTGTACATTCAGGGTCTGGGCTATAATGATACAATGAACGGCCAGATTGTAAGTATTCAATCACTCGCAACAGCCATTATGTTTGTTCCTATCGGTCTATGCGGTGATCTGTTCAGCCGCAAGCGGCTGCTCATTACCGGGGCGTTATTCAGCGGAATCTTTCTGATCGGACGCTCCTTCGATTATTCGGCTACAGGACTGATCTGGTTCGCGGTATTTTCTGGCCTTTTCGCTGGGGTATTCCAAGTACTGGCCATTCCTTATCTGGCGGAAAACGTCAAGAAAAGCCAACGGCTGAAGATGTTCAGTTATTATTCATCCCTTGTGCTCGCTTCCCAGGTTCTTGGTAGCCTGGGTGGCGGTGTATTCGCAGATTTGTTACATACGGCAGGACTCGCCAAAGTGACAGGATTGCAGACGGTTTTATTTGTCGGTGGTGCAGCAACACTGGCTGCGTTTATTCCACTGTTATTTGTAACCGAAGGCAAGGCTGCTCCGCAGACAACAATTCCGGCGCAACCCGTTCTTCAACCCAATGCGGATCTAAAAGAAAATTCAACGAATACCCCAAGCACGGTGGATTCGATCACGAAGAAAAAAGATTCCCGACTGATTGGTCAGTTTATAGTGACTCAGTTGTTAATTGGATTAGGTTCCGGACTGGTTGTACCGTATCTGAATCTGTATTTCACCAATCGATTCTCGGTTTCTCTGAGCGGCATGAGCTTACTAATTGCACTTGGTCAGATTATGACGATTGTATCCATGCTGATTGGTCCTACCCTGGCGGCAAAGGTCGGAAGCGTAAGAGCCGTTGTCATTTTCCAGGTCATGTCGCTGCCCTTCCTTCTATTAACAGGCTTCACCAATCTGTTGTTCATCGCTTCGCTCAGTTTCTTATTCAGACAAGCATTGATGAACGCAGCCAATCCCATTCATTCAGCCATACTGGTGGATCGGATCTCTGACAAACGCCGTGGCATTGCCAATTCACTGATGCAGACCTCGTTCATGATTGGTTGGGCGACCATGGGACCTGTTCAATCCTATCTGGTCACCACGTACGGAACGTATTGGGGTTATGCGATCACATTCAGCATCACAGGCTGTCTATACGTTATTTCATCACTGATGTACTTTGTAATGTTCAGAGAACCCAAACCTTCCGCTACGGCTCTCGCAGGATCTTAA
- a CDS encoding O-methyltransferase produces MKMKNINTTNLQHTWTQVDDYMNDLLIPSDSLLEHTLKSNAEAGLPAHDVTPNQGKLLQLILQIQDASRVLEIGTLGGYSTIWMARALPEHGRIVSLESESHHADLARANLTRAGLMHKVDLRVGPALTTLPDVQEEYREPFDMIFIDADKPSNPDYLRWALRLTRPGSLIIGDNIVRDGEVIRTDSTDPRVQGVRSFLQLIADHPRLEATALQTVGSKGYDGFVIARVIDAPEPK; encoded by the coding sequence ATGAAGATGAAAAATATAAATACGACCAACCTACAGCATACCTGGACTCAAGTTGACGACTACATGAATGATTTGCTGATTCCATCAGATTCCCTGCTTGAACATACACTAAAAAGCAATGCCGAAGCTGGACTTCCTGCTCATGACGTAACACCAAATCAAGGAAAGTTACTTCAGCTCATACTGCAAATCCAAGACGCATCCCGTGTACTTGAAATCGGCACATTGGGTGGATACAGTACCATCTGGATGGCAAGAGCGCTGCCTGAACACGGACGCATCGTCTCACTGGAATCGGAATCACACCATGCAGACTTGGCCCGAGCCAATCTCACACGAGCAGGACTGATGCACAAGGTTGACCTGAGAGTTGGTCCTGCCCTGACCACCCTTCCCGATGTTCAGGAAGAATACAGGGAACCGTTTGATATGATCTTCATCGATGCTGACAAACCGAGTAATCCCGATTATCTGAGATGGGCCCTGCGACTGACTCGGCCGGGGAGTCTTATTATTGGTGATAATATCGTCAGGGACGGTGAAGTGATCCGCACAGACAGCACAGACCCCAGAGTTCAAGGCGTTCGATCATTCCTGCAGTTGATCGCGGATCACCCTCGGCTTGAAGCTACAGCACTGCAAACGGTCGGTAGCAAAGGTTACGATGGATTCGTCATTGCTCGTGTGATTGATGCCCCTGAACCAAAATAA
- the treC gene encoding alpha,alpha-phosphotrehalase, translating into MSSNNTTPSSWWKTSTVYQVYPKSFNDTTGSGTGDIRGLTEKLDYLQHLGIDIVWLQPVYVSPQHDNGYDVADYYRINPDYGTMEDFDELLKGLKARDMKLMIDIVVNHSSTDHEWFQQSRSSKDNPYRDYYIWKDPAPDGGVPNNWQSKFGGPAWQYDEQTGQYFLTLFDKTQADLNWENEEVRKAVRDMIKFWAEKGVDGFRMDVINLISKDQRFPDDDGSVSPGDGRKYYTDGPRVHEYITEMYEEVFGPYNMVTVGEMSSTTLEHCIQYSNPASREFSMTFNFHHLKVDYPNGQKWELMPYDFEAMKQLFSEWQTGMQAGGGWNALFLNNHDQPRALSRFADDGDYRAESAKMLATTIHGMQGTPYVYQGEEIGMPNPVWNDVSEFRDIESTNMYRLLQEERDKSAEEAFNIVKERSRDNSRTPMQWNGSQNAGFTTGTPWLKVDERYPSIHVEQQLADPDSIYYHYRKLIALRKQVNVLIDGLYERLDDAHPDVFAYARTNGSESLIVVSNFSKRDVTFSLPEAVWNDHIAGKSAELLIGNTEAAPALTQEISLSPYASYMWLVPQQD; encoded by the coding sequence ATGAGTTCTAATAATACAACTCCGTCATCTTGGTGGAAGACATCAACGGTGTATCAGGTATATCCGAAGAGTTTTAATGATACAACCGGATCGGGTACTGGAGATATTCGTGGATTAACCGAGAAGCTTGATTATTTGCAGCATCTGGGTATCGATATTGTGTGGTTACAGCCGGTATATGTATCCCCGCAGCATGATAATGGATATGACGTAGCGGACTATTACCGGATTAATCCGGATTATGGGACGATGGAGGATTTTGACGAACTGCTGAAAGGTCTGAAGGCTCGTGATATGAAACTGATGATTGATATCGTGGTGAATCACTCCTCGACCGATCATGAGTGGTTCCAGCAATCCCGTTCTTCCAAGGATAATCCGTATCGGGATTATTATATTTGGAAAGATCCTGCCCCGGATGGCGGTGTGCCAAACAACTGGCAATCCAAGTTCGGTGGGCCCGCGTGGCAGTATGATGAACAGACGGGACAATATTTCCTGACTTTATTTGATAAAACGCAGGCAGATCTGAATTGGGAGAATGAAGAAGTACGCAAAGCTGTACGGGATATGATCAAGTTCTGGGCGGAAAAGGGTGTGGATGGTTTCCGTATGGACGTGATTAACCTGATCTCCAAAGACCAGCGGTTCCCTGATGATGATGGCAGCGTGTCACCGGGTGATGGACGCAAATACTACACGGATGGACCACGTGTGCATGAGTACATTACCGAGATGTATGAAGAAGTATTCGGGCCTTACAACATGGTGACTGTAGGGGAAATGTCTTCCACAACACTGGAACATTGTATCCAATATTCGAACCCGGCTTCCCGGGAGTTTTCGATGACGTTTAACTTCCATCACCTAAAAGTGGATTATCCGAATGGTCAGAAGTGGGAACTGATGCCGTATGATTTCGAAGCGATGAAGCAGCTCTTCAGTGAGTGGCAAACTGGCATGCAGGCCGGTGGAGGTTGGAACGCGCTGTTCCTTAATAACCATGATCAGCCGCGGGCGCTATCCCGATTCGCCGATGATGGTGATTATCGTGCCGAGAGTGCGAAGATGCTTGCAACAACGATACACGGAATGCAAGGTACACCTTATGTCTACCAGGGAGAAGAGATCGGCATGCCGAATCCAGTCTGGAATGACGTTAGTGAGTTCCGCGATATCGAATCAACGAACATGTACCGCTTGCTTCAGGAAGAACGAGATAAATCCGCTGAAGAAGCTTTCAACATTGTAAAAGAGCGTTCCCGGGACAACTCCCGCACACCGATGCAGTGGAATGGAAGTCAGAATGCAGGCTTCACTACGGGAACACCTTGGCTGAAGGTGGATGAGCGGTATCCTTCCATTCACGTGGAACAGCAGCTGGCTGATCCAGATTCGATCTACTATCACTACCGCAAATTGATTGCCCTGCGTAAACAGGTTAACGTGCTGATCGACGGTCTGTATGAACGATTGGACGATGCACACCCGGATGTATTCGCCTACGCACGGACCAATGGAAGTGAGTCCCTGATTGTTGTATCCAACTTCAGTAAACGAGACGTCACGTTCTCGCTTCCGGAAGCAGTCTGGAATGATCATATTGCAGGCAAATCAGCAGAGTTACTCATAGGGAATACGGAGGCAGCCCCTGCGCTGACGCAGGAAATCTCTCTCAGTCCGTATGCATCCTATATGTGGCTTGTGCCACAACAGGACTAA
- a CDS encoding AbrB family transcriptional regulator, with translation MELMRKLGSHVVFRFFLSLGVSVLGGLLFTIIHTPIPWLLGPMVFMLLGSQVAKWPLMWPASIRDYGILIVGYSIGLTLTEEALHGILQQLPMMLLMTLLLIGLCVITAYIASKVTDFDFPSLLVGSIPGGLSQMVSLAEEMKSINLTLVTFLQVTRLIMIVFCVPFLLFSPWIGGIAGGGLDHPFIDVATWGSLFPEILVYAPLCVAGAWVARKLRFPTAFMLGPMIVMCVVQLSTTMHTPSLPTSLLNVSQLMIGSHVGLMLKPEQLQRKTQTVTLAVISSVLLIAGALGLSYLLMNVFSLSAATSLLSMAPGGMDQMSIMAHEVNADLSVVSGYQLFRILFIFFIVSSVLKMILVHMLKEKKVKPSLQ, from the coding sequence ATGGAATTGATGCGCAAGCTTGGTTCCCACGTTGTCTTTCGGTTTTTTCTTAGTCTGGGTGTCTCTGTTCTTGGCGGATTGCTATTCACAATTATTCATACACCGATCCCGTGGTTGCTCGGGCCAATGGTATTTATGCTGCTCGGCTCCCAAGTCGCCAAATGGCCGCTCATGTGGCCTGCCTCCATTCGGGACTATGGCATTTTGATTGTTGGTTATTCGATTGGACTCACCTTAACAGAAGAGGCATTACACGGCATTTTGCAACAACTTCCCATGATGTTGCTGATGACCTTGCTCTTAATCGGGTTGTGTGTGATTACGGCTTACATCGCTTCAAAGGTAACCGACTTTGATTTCCCCTCCCTGCTGGTTGGCAGTATTCCAGGAGGACTATCCCAGATGGTGTCCCTCGCAGAAGAGATGAAATCCATCAACTTGACGCTGGTTACGTTTTTGCAGGTGACTCGGCTGATCATGATTGTCTTCTGTGTTCCGTTCCTGCTGTTCAGTCCGTGGATTGGAGGTATCGCAGGTGGCGGTTTGGATCATCCGTTCATTGACGTAGCGACGTGGGGTTCCCTTTTCCCCGAGATTCTTGTCTATGCTCCGCTCTGTGTAGCGGGTGCATGGGTTGCACGCAAACTCCGATTTCCGACGGCCTTTATGCTGGGCCCCATGATTGTCATGTGTGTCGTTCAATTAAGCACAACGATGCACACGCCCAGTCTGCCAACCTCCCTCTTAAACGTATCGCAATTGATGATTGGCAGTCATGTTGGACTGATGCTCAAGCCAGAACAGTTGCAACGTAAGACACAGACGGTGACCCTAGCCGTGATTAGCAGTGTACTTCTCATTGCTGGTGCGCTTGGATTGAGTTATCTGTTAATGAATGTATTCTCCCTCTCGGCGGCTACCTCACTACTCAGTATGGCCCCTGGCGGAATGGATCAGATGAGTATCATGGCACATGAAGTGAATGCCGATCTTTCGGTTGTATCCGGGTACCAATTATTTCGCATCCTGTTTATTTTCTTCATCGTCTCTTCCGTACTGAAGATGATTCTTGTACATATGTTGAAAGAAAAGAAAGTTAAGCCCTCACTTCAATGA
- a CDS encoding YkgJ family cysteine cluster protein: MECRTGCAACCIAISISSPIPGMAHGKPAGVRCVQLTDDNRCGIFGQKDRPAVCSGLQAEEEMCGSTDQEAFDILTWLEQETAPKVI; encoded by the coding sequence ATGGAATGCAGGACAGGCTGTGCCGCATGTTGTATCGCGATTTCCATATCATCACCGATACCGGGCATGGCTCATGGCAAGCCGGCAGGTGTACGTTGTGTGCAGCTTACGGATGATAATCGCTGCGGAATTTTTGGCCAAAAAGATCGTCCTGCGGTATGCAGTGGATTGCAAGCTGAGGAAGAGATGTGTGGTAGCACCGATCAGGAAGCATTTGATATTCTAACCTGGTTGGAGCAAGAAACTGCACCGAAGGTAATATGA
- a CDS encoding chemotaxis protein, with product MTRIAVMVIHGLGMRKDGYADKLIACLHKELDKVMVLPGASKQMLDIEPVYWADVFEEREEALFQQLVSSPGLNFQALRRFVIHYLADAVAYQPVENQGHNYDAVHRTLNQAMHTLAQRNGPEAPLCVVAHSLGAVIASNFFYDLQYPSSRVPEVVDVNSALERGDTLTNFYSFGTTLPLWSLRYHDFSCPIQVPSSHVNQYYAGLEGEWVNFYDRDDILGYPLRPIDPAYEKAVKEDIEVNSGGVAMSWNPLSHGGYFSNRSMNRRIAQGLARTWTWINRS from the coding sequence ATGACACGTATTGCGGTGATGGTCATTCATGGGCTGGGTATGCGGAAGGATGGGTACGCGGACAAGCTGATTGCTTGTTTGCATAAGGAATTGGACAAGGTGATGGTCTTGCCTGGCGCTTCCAAACAGATGCTGGATATCGAACCTGTATATTGGGCGGATGTATTTGAGGAGCGGGAAGAGGCGCTCTTTCAACAGCTCGTCAGCTCTCCGGGATTGAACTTTCAGGCGTTGCGCCGATTTGTCATCCATTACCTGGCTGATGCGGTTGCTTATCAACCGGTGGAAAATCAAGGCCATAACTATGATGCCGTACATCGAACGTTGAATCAGGCGATGCATACTCTTGCACAGCGTAATGGACCGGAAGCTCCGCTCTGTGTGGTTGCCCATAGTTTGGGTGCCGTAATCGCCAGTAACTTCTTCTACGATCTGCAATATCCGTCCAGTCGTGTTCCTGAGGTTGTGGATGTGAACTCGGCTCTGGAGCGGGGCGACACGCTGACCAATTTTTACTCGTTTGGTACAACCCTGCCCTTATGGAGCTTGCGTTACCATGACTTTAGTTGCCCAATTCAGGTGCCCTCTTCCCATGTGAATCAGTATTATGCCGGGCTGGAAGGGGAGTGGGTGAACTTCTACGATCGGGATGATATTCTGGGTTATCCGTTACGCCCCATTGATCCTGCTTATGAGAAAGCGGTTAAAGAAGATATTGAAGTGAACTCTGGCGGCGTGGCTATGAGTTGGAATCCGCTAAGTCATGGGGGGTATTTCTCCAATCGAAGTATGAATCGGAGAATTGCTCAGGGGCTGGCTCGAACCTGGACCTGGATAAATCGCTCATAA